In the genome of Sphaeramia orbicularis chromosome 13, fSphaOr1.1, whole genome shotgun sequence, one region contains:
- the ube4a gene encoding ubiquitin conjugation factor E4 A, with the protein MSDQGNNNQNISCNPFAALFSSLADAKQFASGQKPPQSSAEPPLDDSGESQSESENSVSDSVDDNDDSVAEISRSFRSRQELCEQLNVNHMIQRIFLITLDNSDPSLRGGNGIPPRCVYLEEMAADLDGQDWLDMDNIEQALFNRLLLLEPGNHLIYMTSCSTVNLSADRDAGEKCAIPYLFACYQRAKEEVTKVPEKLLSFAVRCKNLTVSNTRTVLLTPEIYISQNIYEQLLDLLLDGFSGAQPEEVVEFVEEVIAGLLSDQEVRTFEEVIVPVLDIFQGRVKDLDLCQPLLYSYLDVLLYFSHHKDIAKVLVEHIQPKDPANGLQYQKTLLGAVLSISCLLKTPGIVEGHGYFLNPSRSSAQETKVQEANIHQFMGQFHDKLHQVLKNLLQRSGETRHLLLSWLGNCLQANAGRAKIWANQMPEIFFQMYASDAFFLNLGAALLKLCQPFCRPRSPKLLTFNPTYCALKDLSEEERHNRNVHAKGLDKETCLIPVPPQQLVESAQSYSLLTENLILTQLTMHLGFHRLHEQMVKMNQSLHRLQVTWQEAQRTANPMSEQFLEQFERLMIVYLSTKAATTQPAMLQCCLNLQASMAALLVQLGMGNQGPEHVALNFPLPSLQNTMLCYIPEFFAENLGDFFIFLRRFADDVLETSAESLEQILSFITVFMGNVERMKNPHLRAKLAEVLEAVMPHMEPVAPGAAQPIVFQRERVFCSYRHAPQLAEALITVFVDIEFTGDPHQFEQKFNYRRPMYPILKYMWSKDSYRESIKHLADYASENLEAMNPPLFLRFLNLLMNDAIFLLDEAIQYLSKIKILQLERDRGEWDSLPPDARREKESSLQMFGQLGRFHNIMSNETIGTLAFLTSEIKGIFVHPFLAERIISMLNYFLQHLVGPKMGALKVKDFSEFDFKPQQLVSDICTIYLNLGDEENFCATVPKDGRSYSPTLFSQTVRVLKKINKPGNMIVAFGLLADKIKSHADRQQQEEETYSDAPDEFLDPIMSTLMLDPVLLPSSNVTVDRSTIARHLLSDQTDPFNRSPLTMDQIRPNEELKQRILQWLDKHKQESLQLGPSG; encoded by the exons ATGAGTGACCAGGGCAACAACAACCAGAACATCTCCTGCAACCCCTTCGCTGCCCTCTTCAGTTCGCTGGCTGATGCCAAACAGTTTGCATCAGGACAGAAACCACCACAGTCTTCCGCTGAACCGCCAT TGGATGATTCAGGAGAGAGCCAGTCAGAGTCTGAAAACTCTGTGTCCGACAGTGTTGATGACAATGATGACTCGGTGGCGGAGATCAGCCGCTCCTTCCGGTCTCGACAAGAACTTTGTGAACAGCTCAACGTCAATCACATGATTCAGCGTATATTTCTCATCACATTGGACAATA GTGACCCAAGTTTGCGTGGAGGTAATGGGATCCCTCCTCGCTGTGTGTATCTGGAGGAAATGGCCGCAGATCTTGATGGACAGGACTGGCTGGACATGGACAACATAGAACAG GCACTTTTTAACCGTCTGCTATTGCTAGAGCCAGGAAACCACCTCATCTACATGACGTCATGCAGCACTGTCAACCTGTCTGCTGACCGAGATGCAGGAGAAAAGTGTGCTATTCCGTACCTTTTTGCTTGTTATCAAAGGGCCAAGGAAGAG GTGACTAAGGTACCAGAGAAGTTACTGTCATTTGCTGTTCGTTGTAAGAACCTTACCGTTTCCAACACACGGACAGTTCTTCTTACCCCAGAGATCTACATCAGCCAGAATATCTACGAACAgcttctggacctgctgctggaTGGTTTCAGTGGAGCAC AGCCAGAAGAGGTGGTAGAGTTTGTAGAAGAGGTCATTGCTGGCCTGCTCTCTGACCAGGAGGTCCGAACCTTTGAGGAGGTCATAGTACCAGTGTTGGATATCTTCCAGGGACGTGTCAAAGACTTAGACTTGTGCCAACCTCTTCTCTACTCCTACTTAGATGTTCTCCTTTATTTCAGCCACCATAAAGACATTGCTAAG GTATTAGTGGAACACATTCAGCCGAAAGACCCAGCTAATGGTTTGCAGTACCAGAAGACTCTGCTGGGGGCAGTGTTGAGCATTTCCTGTTTGTTAAAAACCCCAGGTATAGTGGAGGGACACGGCTATTTCCTCAACCCCTCCCGCTCCAGTGCCCAAGAGACAAAGGTCCAGGAAGCAAACATCCACCAG TTTATGGGGCAGTTTCATGACAAGTTGCACCAGGTCTTAAAAAATCTACTTCAACGATCTGGTGAGACGCGCCACTTGCTGCTTTCTTGGTTGGGCAACTGTCTTCAGGCTAATGCTGGGCGAGCTAAGATATGGGCCAATCAGATGCCAGAGATCTTCTTTCAGATGTATGCATCAGATGCATTCTTCTTAAATCTGGGTGCAGCTCTGCTGAAGCTTTGCCAGCCTTTCTGCAGGCCACGTTCACCAAAACTGCTCACCTTTAACCCTACGTACTGCGCCCTCAAAGATCTGAGTGAAGAAGAGAGGCACAATCGCAATGTGCATGCAAAAG GTCTTGACAAGGAAACCTGTCTGATCCCTGTGCCCCCTCAGCAGCTGGTGGAGTCTGCACAGTCATACAGTCTGCTGACTGAAAACCTCATCCTAACACAGCTCACCATGCATCTTGGCTTCCACAG ACTCCATGAGCAGATGGTGAAGATGAACCAGTCTCTCCACCGACTCCAGGTGACATGGCAGGAGGCCCAGCGAACAGCCAATCCAATGTCAGAGCAGTTCCTGGAGCAGTTTGAACGTCTCATGATTGTTTATTTGTCAACCAAAGCTGCCACTACACAGCCTGCAATGCTGCAATGCTGCCTTAACCTTCAAGCCTCCATGGCTGCCCTACTGGTTCAGCTTGGAATGGGGAACCAGGGACCTGAACATGTAGCACTCAATTTTCCCCTGCCTTCCCTACAGAATACTATGCTATGTTATATACCAG AGTTTTTTGCAGAGAACTTGGGGGATTTCTTCATCTTTCTGCGTAGATTTGCAGATGACGTTTTAGAGACGTCTGCTGAAAGTCTGGAGCAGATCCTTTCCTTCATCACTGTCTTCATGGGGAACGTAGAGAG gATGAAGAACCCACATTTAAGAGCTAAGCTTGCTGAGGTCTTAGAGGCAGTGATGCCTCATATGGAGCCAGTGGCTCCTGGTGCTGCTCAGCCTATTGTGTTTCAGCGTGAGAGAGTCTTCTGCTCCTACAGACATGCACCTCAGCTGGCAGAGGCCCTCATCACTGTCTTTGTAGATATTGAATTTACAG GTGATCCTCATCAGTTTGAACAGAAATTCAACTATAGACGACCCATGTACCCCATCCTCAAGTACATGTGGAGCAAAGATAGTTACAGAGAAAGTATCAAG caTTTAGCAGACTATGCATCTGAAAACCTGGAGGCCATGAACCCACCATTGTTCCTTAGATTCCTCAATTTACTGATGAATGATGCCATCTTCCTCCTTGATGAAGCTATTCAG TACCTGAGTAAAATCAAGATACTCCAGCTGGAGCGGGATCGAGGGGAGTGGGACAGTCTGCCCCCTGATGCCCGAAGAGAGAAGGAATCAAGCCTGCAGATGTTTGGACAGCTTGGACGCTTTCACAACATTATGTCTAATGAGACCATTGGAACACTGGCCTTCCTCACCTCAG AAATCAAAGGCATCTTTGTGCACCCCTTCCTGGCTGAGAGGATCATCTCCATGCTTAACTACTTCTTGCAGCACCTGGTGGGTCCTAAAATGGGTGCCCTTAAAGTGAAGGACTTCAGTGAGTTTGACTTCAAGCCCCAGCAGCTTGTTTCGGACATTTGTACCATCTACTTGAACCTGGG tgatgaGGAAAATTTCTGTGCTACAGTACCAAAGGATGGACGTTCGTACTCTCCTACTCTCTTCTCCCAGACAGTTAGGGTACTAAAGAAGATCAACAAGCCTGGGAACATGATTGTGGCTTTTGGACTCCTTGCAGATAAAATAAAG TCCCATGCAGATAGGCAGCAACAAGAAGAGGAGACATACTCAGATGCTCCAGATGAGTTTTTGGACCCCATCATGTCCACTCTGATGTTGGATCCTGTTCTGCTTCCTTCTTCTAATGTCACCGTAGATCGCTCAACAATAGCACGGCATCTTCTCAG TGACCAGACAGATCCTTTTAACCGCAGCCCTCTTACAATGGACCAGATCAGGCCAAATGAGGAGCTCAAACAGCGGATCTTACAGTGGCTTGATAAGCATAAGCAGGAAAGTCTACAGCTTGGACCGAGTGGCTAA